One genomic window of Candidatus Pseudobacter hemicellulosilyticus includes the following:
- a CDS encoding class I SAM-dependent methyltransferase: MFEFHMDRKRYFDIQEKNAEQYVIPFIAARFPLQPGMRVLEIGCGEAGVLKAFLKLGCTCVGVELDATRIVNAEKWLAEEKQAGRISFVTKDIYKVDIESELGGHFDIILLKDVIEHIHDQPRLIGWMKQFLRPNGVIFFGFPPWQMPFGGHQQICRNKWLSRLPWYHLLPRSLYGAILKKNGENVEEMMEIRDTGISIERFERICKEQGYAIANKAHYLINPIYEYKFGWKPRKQLGIVKAIPWFRNFLTTCVYYLITPKQI, encoded by the coding sequence ATGTTTGAATTTCACATGGATCGGAAACGTTATTTTGACATTCAGGAAAAGAATGCCGAACAATACGTGATCCCCTTTATAGCCGCCAGGTTTCCCCTTCAGCCCGGAATGCGGGTGCTGGAGATCGGCTGCGGCGAGGCCGGTGTACTCAAGGCTTTCCTGAAACTGGGCTGTACCTGCGTAGGCGTGGAGCTGGATGCTACCCGGATTGTCAATGCAGAGAAATGGCTGGCGGAAGAGAAGCAGGCGGGCAGGATCAGCTTTGTGACCAAAGACATTTATAAGGTAGATATAGAGAGCGAACTGGGTGGACATTTTGATATCATCCTGCTGAAAGATGTGATAGAGCATATCCATGATCAGCCCCGGCTGATAGGCTGGATGAAGCAGTTCCTAAGACCCAATGGAGTGATCTTTTTCGGATTCCCTCCCTGGCAGATGCCTTTTGGCGGACACCAGCAGATCTGCCGGAACAAGTGGCTTTCCCGTTTGCCCTGGTACCATCTCCTGCCCAGGTCTCTTTACGGGGCCATCCTCAAAAAAAATGGGGAGAATGTGGAGGAGATGATGGAGATCCGTGATACCGGTATCTCTATTGAACGTTTTGAAAGGATCTGTAAAGAGCAGGGATATGCTATTGCCAACAAAGCACATTACCTGATCAATCCGATCTATGAATACAAGTTCGGGTGGAAGCCAAGGAAACAGCTGGGTATTGTCAAGGCTATTCCCTGGTTCCGGAATTTCCTGACCACCTGTGTGTATTATCTGATAACACCCAAGCAAATTTAA
- a CDS encoding DUF1835 domain-containing protein, with product MIHIVFNEADVAVLQKAIELDETLQGEVVQIQDDYAVGPIRDIYVGEGIEARKQWWRDVLAGGDLDGKVDAEDAVDDYKTVAALVGNLRRNPDEIVWVWAAQNKHDVSGYYWLLRYMAEFQGRIFILYLNNLPFINEKGLIFYPEWLHVIPPREFLKARKLARPITLSEFEVDPDEWIRLQQEEGKGVRILEGGKKLAQYDYDHYDADLKKYISSDWQKANRIINNFLNKNKQTTGDMYMLWRLKQLLTTGEYDVQGEPKGLKDFEVKAKSAVPAEAAPE from the coding sequence ATGATCCATATCGTTTTCAATGAAGCGGATGTTGCCGTACTGCAGAAAGCCATTGAGCTGGATGAAACTTTGCAGGGAGAGGTGGTGCAGATCCAGGATGATTATGCCGTAGGTCCCATCCGTGATATCTATGTGGGCGAAGGTATTGAAGCCCGCAAACAATGGTGGCGGGATGTGCTGGCTGGCGGCGACCTGGACGGGAAAGTGGATGCTGAAGACGCCGTTGATGATTATAAGACCGTTGCCGCACTGGTGGGCAACCTGCGCCGTAACCCGGACGAGATCGTCTGGGTATGGGCTGCCCAGAATAAACATGATGTAAGCGGCTATTACTGGCTGCTGCGCTATATGGCGGAGTTCCAGGGCCGGATATTTATCCTGTACCTGAACAACCTGCCCTTTATCAATGAAAAAGGACTGATCTTTTACCCTGAATGGCTGCATGTGATCCCGCCCCGCGAGTTCCTGAAAGCCAGGAAGCTGGCCCGTCCCATTACCCTCAGTGAATTTGAAGTAGATCCCGATGAATGGATACGCCTGCAGCAGGAAGAAGGGAAAGGGGTACGCATCCTGGAAGGTGGTAAGAAGCTGGCCCAGTACGATTACGATCATTATGATGCGGACCTGAAGAAATATATATCGTCCGACTGGCAGAAGGCCAACAGGATCATCAATAATTTCCTGAACAAGAACAAGCAGACCACAGGTGATATGTATATGCTCTGGCGTTTGAAGCAGTTACTGACTACGGGCGAGTATGATGTGCAGGGCGAACCAAAAGGCCTGAAAGATTTTGAGGTGAAGGCGAAATCGGCAGTGCCCGCTGAAGCTGCGCCCGAATAG